In the genome of Anabaena cylindrica PCC 7122, the window CTTGGACAGTTTCAGATAAAATTGTGAGTATTCCTTCGGCATGAATAACCTTCGCTTTCTTGCTGATGTGCATATTTCCCCTCTAACAGTTGCAGCTTTAAAATTGAAGGGCTATGACATTTTGCAGAGTACAGATTTGCTCCCTAACACTGCGGCTGATGTAGATATTTTGGGACTTGCAAGAGTCGAAGGTCGAATTATTATCACCCAAGACCTAAATTTTTTAATGTTGATAACTATGAATCTAATTTAGCTACTTCGCTCTTCTGTATTTTCGTCAAGAATAAAATCTATAGTTTCTCGTATTTCAGGTAATGCATTTATAACCTTGATTTTTTTGTAAGCAAGCATTCCAAGCCTAGTGATAGGAGTTGCGAGTAAAGCACTTAAAAAACTATGTGGTGCTGCTTGAACATCGGAAAAGTCAAGGGTTATTTGATCTCCATTTTGAACCCTCTCTATGATTCGAGAATCTCGAAATCTTTTTGCTGCTTCCTTGTCTTCTGCATAAACACCAAAGTAGTTTCTAATATGAATATAAAAATTCCCTTCTTGTTCAGCTTTAGATTTAATATCTACTTCCTGTCTTGCTTTTTCCCTCAGTTCTTGCATCATACTGTGTAGCTCAAATTTATTTTCCGCACCAAGCTTGACCTCTCCATGAACAAAAGTTCCAGGCCATTTATACCGTAATTCTTTAGATGTTGTGTCTCTTGGAGAAACATGAAGCAATCCATGTCCTGAAACTATATATAGATTAGCTTTAAGTTTTCTCATAATATTGGATGAGATATATAGTCCAATACCAGCATTATCCTTACTGCTATATGCAGATACTCGACCAAAAGTTCCTGAAACTTGAGGTTCAATTGCACGACGAATAGCTTCACTATCAGTCGCAAAACCAGGATATGCCTGTTCCAAATGTCGTTTAATTCCAATTCCAAGATCAGCCGCAATAAAACTTAACTCATCCTTGCCTTGATACCAATTAAACTGAATAATTGATGGGAGAGTCATAGAAGTACCATTTGACAATATTCTGCTAGAGATTCCATGTTCAATAGTATTATACATAAGTTCAGATAAGACATAGCGTAGGGTTTTCTCATACTCTATATTAAAATTTTTTGTATATGCTTCTGATTTTTCAAGAGCTACTTTGAAATCTTGAGTGTTACGAATAGCTATTAAAGGTTTATATACATCTCCAACAAAGTTTTGCTCATGACGGAAAAGGACTTGACTCCATCCCCTTGCTCCCATTAATCGCCACATCTTTTCACTACTGCTGCTATGTTTGATATTGACATGGCAATTTTGTGTTTTTAATTGCCAAATGTAGAGAACAAAAAGGGATAAAGCCTGATAGTTAAGGCTTGTACTGTTAGATATATCTATGGTTACATCTACATCTTCAAATGACCAATCAAAAACTGAAAGGACACGATCAAAATTAATAATTCCATAATCTCGAAATGAGAAGTAATTTGGTACTTTGATAACAGGCATCTTGCTATATAGTATCTTTTTCAGAAAAAGGTGATTATTTAGATATATTATAATTCGGGTTAAAGCAAAGTGTGGTAAATTTATCACTTTACGGAAAAGTAATATGGCATAAGCATTTAGTGCGATCGCCCCTCTTGTAGAGTTACATTTTATTAACCCACCGTTTTTATTTGCATGGGAGCGATGCCTGCGAAGAGGAAAGCGATACCTTCGGTAAGCTTCGCTAACGCATGAGATAAACTAGAGAAAACATCAGACTATCTGAGCAACTTTTTCTTATGTTTGCTGAAACTTCCTCACGCTATGTTACACGCAATCCTGAAATTTTAGGTGGAGAGCCAATTATAACAGGCACTCGTACATCTATCCGCGCTATTGTTGGTTTATGGCGATTGGGAATTATGCCAGAAGAAATCCTAAATCATTTACCGCATTTAACACTAGCACAAGTATTTGATGCCTTGAGTTTTTATCTAGATCATCAAGCAGAAATTAATGATTATATTGAACGAAATCAAGTACCTAATGAATTAGTACATCCTGCTGTGAAAGCTACACGCAAAGATCATCCCTTAGCTAAATTTGCAGGAATTTTAAGCGACGCAGAAGCAACAGAAATAAAACAATAAATTGCTGAATGTCGGCAGGTAGATACCAATTAGTGGTAAAATTAGTTTGTGTACTTTCCTATTTCATATATTCATACAATTAATAATTATGGATTGGCAATCTCGAATTATCATTGATCCAAACATCTTAGTCGGTAAACCTATTATCAAAGAAACACGACTAGCGGTAGAATTTATTATTGATCTTCTTGCCCAAGGCTGGAGTAATGAAGAAATTTTGCGTAATTATCCAGGTATTACTATTGAAGATATCCAAGCCTGTCTTGCCTATGCTAGTGCTTCCTTAAAATCTGAAAAAGTCTATGCTATTCCTGCATAAATCATGCGTTTTTTAGCTAATGAAAATTTCCCCCTGGATGCAGTTGAAGCTTTGAGAGAAAACGGACATGATGTAGCTTGGATTAGAATAGACTCACCAGGTATTTCTGAACCTCAAGTATTAAGTCGCGCCCAAGCAGAAAACCGTATTCTCTTAACCTTTGATAAATATTTTGGAGAACTGGCTTTTCGTTCACAGTTACCTGCTACAACTGGCATTATTTTATTTAGAATAAAAGCACCATCTGGCTCAATAGTAGCGGAAAAAGTCGTGAAAGTGATCGCATTGCGTGATGATTGGTATGGACATTTTAGCGTTGTGGAAGATGACAAAGTGAGAATGAGGAATCTTGAAAAATAAGGGGGATATAGCAAATGAAACAAATAACTTGAGAAACTCTTGCTGTCTATCCAGGGTTTTTTCAAGGTTATTGCTTTTCATCGCCCCATAAAATAACTCACCTTTAACCACAGAACAAACCGCAATATCCGCAATATTTGTTGATCCTAACCGCTGCCGAATTGCCAAAGACTTACCATTAAGATAACGAGCGCAAACATTAGTATCTAGCAAATAAATCATGCCGCTTCTTCTCTTTGGGGAAAATTATCCTCATCATCAATAACAATAGGATCATCTTGACAACTACCATAAGTTTGTTCAAAAAAACCAGGAGGTCAGCCTAATTCCTATGGTGATTTTTGCTGAGATTTATCTTTTGTGGATATATCATATTTTTGTGATTTAAATTGTAAAAATTAAATAAAATTTAAAACCTCCTCCTGTTGTTGAGGCGTTAGATTTTGTACTTTTTCTAAAATAGATTTTTGCCTTTCTACTGCTTGAGTCATAATTAACAATTATCCTTTTCTAAATTTACAACTATTGTAGTTTGGGTGGATGTAAGGAAACCCCGCACTGTTTCAGTCTGCCTTAAAATAGTAAAAGCTTCATTGGCTCGTGTTAGACTCAATAGCTCGATCTTAGACGGAAAGATCATCCTCTAGCCAAATTTGCAGGAATTTTAAGTGATGTAGAAGCAGCAGAAATAAAACAATCAATTGCTGAATGTCGGCAGGTGCATAAAAATGAGTGGTGAAATGGCTTTAGATACTGATGCCTGCGATGAGGGAAGCGATCGCACATACCAATAATACCAATAATCATTTTTCCCTTAAAATTGACGAATTAAATCTTTTGCAAATTTCAATAAAAACGTGGCGCAGTACGATCGCTTCTCTTGTAAACTTACACTTCATTAACCCAGCATTTTTACCTCCCTGGGAGCGATCGCATTTCCATAGTCAGTTTATTCAACTTCTGGCTGAGTATATTAAGTTAGGTAAAGCTGTGGGCGCTGCTTTTGACCCATGCTGATCAAGGGGATTCTGAGAATGATAAGCTAAACAGTGACATAAAAAAGTGACTTAGGATGAAGTGTTAAATGGGTGTTTCCTCAACGGCTCCTCTCCTCCTCCGGGCTGCACGTGGTGAAGTAGTAGATCGTCCCCCCGTATGGATGATGCGACAAGCGGGGCGCTATATGAAAGCATATCGGGATTTGCGAGAAAAATATCCTTCATTCCGCGATCGCTCAGAAATTCCAGAAGTAGCGATTGAAGTTTCCCTCCAACCTTGGAGAGCTTTCCAACCCGATGGAGTTATTTTATTTTCCGATATTGTCACTCCCCTCCCAGGAATGGGGATTGAAATGGATATTGCGGAAGGTAAAGGCCCAATTATTCACTCGCCCATTCGCACTCAACAACAAGTTGATCAACTGCGTCCTCTAGAACCAGAAATATCCCTGCCATTTATCAAAACGATTTTGCAGGCATTACGGCAGGAAGTAGGCAATCAATCAACGGTGTTAGGCTTTGTGGGCGCACCTTGGACATTAGCCGCTTATGTGGTGGAAGGCAAAGGTTCTAAAACCTATTCCATCATTAAAAACATGGCATTTAGCGACCCAACGATGCTACATCAGTTTTTGGAAAAATTAGCTGATGCGATCGCAATCTATGTCCGCTACCAAATTGACTGCGGCGCTCAAGTTGTGCAAATGTTCGATTCTTGGGCAGGACAACTCAGCCCCCAAGATTATGACACCTTTGCCCTACCTTATCAAAAAATGGTGTTCGAGAAAGTCAAAGCAACTCACCCTGATACACCCTTAATTTTGTTAGTTAGTGGTAGCGCAGGTATTCTCGAACGCATGGCACAATCCGGGGCGGATATCGTTACTGTTGATTGGGCTGTGGATATGGCAGATGCACGGGCTAGATTAGGTAAACACGTCAAAGTTCAAGGAAACCTTGATCCTGGTGTGTTATTTGGTTCAAAAGAGTTCATCCGCGATCGCATTCTGGACACCGTTCGCAAAGCCGGGAACTGGGGACACATCCTCAATCTTGGTCATGGTGTACTACCAGCCACACCAGAAGAAAACGTCGCTTTCTTCTTTGAAACTGCAAAAAAACTGAATGCTTTGGTGTAATTCTTTTGGGTGGGCAAATGCCCACCTAAGGGACTTCCAAATAAAAAAATGTACAAAAATTTCTTTTCTGGTGTTCCCTAAGAGAACTCCACAAAAAGAAATGCCCAATGTCATTCTGAACGGAACGAAGTGTAGTGAAGAATCCTCCGAGATGCTAGAGCCTCCGGCACGCTAACGCGAACGTTTCGCTTTGCTACACTCAGCATGACAAAACAGGATCATTTATTTTCTGGTGTTCCCTAATTAATTAACACAGCACTTCAACCTCGCTTTTTTCCTTTTTGCCAACTTTGACTATTCGGCTTTTTATTAAACTCTCCATCAGGAAAAAGTCGCGGTTCTAATTCTTCATAACTACCTTCAAAATCACAACTTCCATAAAGTGGACATTGACGACAATAAACGCTTTTCGTATAACGTTCT includes:
- a CDS encoding DUF5615 family PIN-like protein; translation: MNNLRFLADVHISPLTVAALKLKGYDILQSTDLLPNTAADVDILGLARVEGRIIITQDLNFLMLITMNLI
- a CDS encoding STAS-like domain-containing protein, which codes for MPVIKVPNYFSFRDYGIINFDRVLSVFDWSFEDVDVTIDISNSTSLNYQALSLFVLYIWQLKTQNCHVNIKHSSSSEKMWRLMGARGWSQVLFRHEQNFVGDVYKPLIAIRNTQDFKVALEKSEAYTKNFNIEYEKTLRYVLSELMYNTIEHGISSRILSNGTSMTLPSIIQFNWYQGKDELSFIAADLGIGIKRHLEQAYPGFATDSEAIRRAIEPQVSGTFGRVSAYSSKDNAGIGLYISSNIMRKLKANLYIVSGHGLLHVSPRDTTSKELRYKWPGTFVHGEVKLGAENKFELHSMMQELREKARQEVDIKSKAEQEGNFYIHIRNYFGVYAEDKEAAKRFRDSRIIERVQNGDQITLDFSDVQAAPHSFLSALLATPITRLGMLAYKKIKVINALPEIRETIDFILDENTEERSS
- a CDS encoding DUF433 domain-containing protein, producing the protein MFAETSSRYVTRNPEILGGEPIITGTRTSIRAIVGLWRLGIMPEEILNHLPHLTLAQVFDALSFYLDHQAEINDYIERNQVPNELVHPAVKATRKDHPLAKFAGILSDAEATEIKQ
- a CDS encoding DUF433 domain-containing protein yields the protein MDWQSRIIIDPNILVGKPIIKETRLAVEFIIDLLAQGWSNEEILRNYPGITIEDIQACLAYASASLKSEKVYAIPA
- a CDS encoding DUF5615 family PIN-like protein produces the protein MRFLANENFPLDAVEALRENGHDVAWIRIDSPGISEPQVLSRAQAENRILLTFDKYFGELAFRSQLPATTGIILFRIKAPSGSIVAEKVVKVIALRDDWYGHFSVVEDDKVRMRNLEK
- the hemE gene encoding uroporphyrinogen decarboxylase, translating into MGVSSTAPLLLRAARGEVVDRPPVWMMRQAGRYMKAYRDLREKYPSFRDRSEIPEVAIEVSLQPWRAFQPDGVILFSDIVTPLPGMGIEMDIAEGKGPIIHSPIRTQQQVDQLRPLEPEISLPFIKTILQALRQEVGNQSTVLGFVGAPWTLAAYVVEGKGSKTYSIIKNMAFSDPTMLHQFLEKLADAIAIYVRYQIDCGAQVVQMFDSWAGQLSPQDYDTFALPYQKMVFEKVKATHPDTPLILLVSGSAGILERMAQSGADIVTVDWAVDMADARARLGKHVKVQGNLDPGVLFGSKEFIRDRILDTVRKAGNWGHILNLGHGVLPATPEENVAFFFETAKKLNALV